A stretch of Ranitomeya variabilis isolate aRanVar5 chromosome 3, aRanVar5.hap1, whole genome shotgun sequence DNA encodes these proteins:
- the LOC143818460 gene encoding uncharacterized protein LOC143818460 — protein MCVFFVVSVGDVTTRWRSIRDQYRRERQQRERSGAGAPPKKKKYIYFDRLNFLNPSMDLRPTQSNLTDRETGSDSELVIDPVGEGEEVAGPSAAPSGSIPPGSLSSGQAAPSASIPHQEDPQFASSAAASSAAPPPSQDDPGNSSSPTVALDPSPQAAVRPQRARRRRQLIQSRQNVDAGVMSYLARVRDDDGEEGFTRSLAQYLRSIERELRLRVRGCFQILVDACTPPNNPYNLMLMIEQWQMSPENVLRPQRLQGLAAPQGSEAPPPRQPTPQPQPTTNTQWPPQQHMAGYHQTSQYGHLSTPSAGGWSQPGYGQYGHFGLGYDSRPYGHPQQGYLQNPRPTLPSSQHHSWANVPQATTTSAQGAGQLGLQVPPDADTEQATSPAPTYQDL, from the exons atgtgtgtattttttgtggtttcagtgggtgatgttacaacaaggtggcggagtatccgcgatcagtacaggagggagaggcagcagcgggagagaagtggagccggggcacctcccaaaaaaaagaaatacatctattttgaccggctcaactttctgaatcccagcatggacctcaggcc aactcagtctaacctcactgacagggagacagggtctgactcggaactggtcattgacccagttggtgaaggtgaagaggtggctggtccatctgctgctccctctggctccatccctcctggatcccTCTCATCTGGTCAGGCAGCTCCATCTGCATCCATACCACACCAAGAGGACCCACAGTTTGCCTCTTCCGCCGCAGcatcatcagcagcaccaccacctagccaggatgaccctggaaatagcagcagcccgACTGTTGCCCTGgatccatccccacaggctgcagtaagaccacagcgtgcacgccgcagaagaCAGCTGATCCAAAGCCGccaaaacgtggatgctggggtcaTGAGCTATTTGGCACGTGTCcgagacgatgatggggaggagggttttaccaggagccttgcccagtacttaaggtccatagagcgggagttaaggcttcgtgtgagaggctgttttcagatccttgtggacgcatgcacccccccaaataacccatacaatctcatgctgatgattgaacagtggcagatgtcacctgaaaatgttctgcggcctcagagattacaaggcctggcagctccacaaggatctgaagcaccccctccacgtcagccaacacctcagccccaacccacaacaaacacacaatggccacctcagcaacatatggcgggatatcatcaaacatcccaatatggccacttgtccacacccagtgctggaggctggtcccaacctgggtatggacaatatggtcattttggtttgggttatgattcccggccataTGGTCATCCCCAGCAGGGGTATCTCCAAAATCCAcgccccactcttccaagttcccagcatcatagctgggctaatgtccctcaggccactacaacatctgcacagggtgctggacaattgggcctacaagtgccacctgatgcagacactgagcaagctacttctcctgcaccaacctaccaggacttgtaa